Part of the Spinacia oleracea cultivar Varoflay chromosome 5, BTI_SOV_V1, whole genome shotgun sequence genome, TTGCAATGGACTTGTTAGAGAAAAAATTGGACAGCTTCCTGAATGGACATGCAGCAAGATATAAAAGGTAAGCTTTTAAAACATCTGCAGCAGTTGTTTTCTTACTTATAAGACCTTTGTAAATCTGGCTACCAGTACCAGCCAAACGAGCCTCAAGTCCATCAGCCATATAATGAGCCAGCCTCTGGTTTCCATCACCAAGAGGAGAAGAGTGCTGCCTGATCTGCTTTAGATAGTCATTTGCAGTCCTGCGGTCATCAGCAGCAACAGACTGTGCACAGGTTGTCAGAAGTGTTCTTAAATCCACCACTTCCTTCCTTCCACCCTTTTTTTTACGACTCTTTGGACCACTTTTCGATTGATCATTTTGCTCCGTCTTCTTGGTAGCAGCTGTTTGCAAGTTTGCTCTAAGAGAAACAACGAGCTCATTCTTATCACCACCGTGATGCAACAGCACCTTGTCAAACATATCTGACCGCACTTTGGAGTCATCATATGTAGCAGCCTGTTTGGAAAATCTCTCTTCTTCAGCATCCCCAAAACCATGCTTCCTTCCCTGGAATTTATCCCTTATAACATCTTTGTCTCTTTTCAATCCCGGATTTACTAATGCCTCATTACACTTCTCCGAATTCTTAGGTAATCTATTCATATCAGCGCTAACAAACAAACCACTTTGACTAGGAAGAAACTTATTCGCCTCCTCAACTCCCTTATTGAACTGAGAAATAGACTGACTCTCAGCGCACAGGTCATAAACCCCAAAAGAACTCACCTGCGAATCCACTAATCCCCCATCTAAAGCATTGTTAGCACTAGTTGAGCTACAAGATGATACTGGCTGTTGGTAAAGAGGAAAAGCATTATCAACATTAGAACCATAATACTGACCCTTTTCACCACCCCAGCTAGGATCGACCGATTGGCTATTACTATCAACAGTCCCATTGTTGTAGCACCTGTAAGAGTTATCAGCAAAATAGCTTTCTGGGATGTTGAAATTCGAACAAATGTAGGTCGGGTTTGGGTGCGAAACACGTTCAGGCAAATAGCTCTTTTCAATAACCTCATACAAGGATTTCTCAGCATCTTGAACAGCTTGATGCTGTAGAGATTCCTGAAGCATACAACCCTTACCCTCCACATCTTCTTCCACTAAAATCTGATTAATGAATCTCAGAACAGAATCCGAGAAATCGTAGTCTTCATTCAAGCTATCCTCATGGGTAACAACATTACAAACTGAAGACAATTCTCTTGAACTTGGATCAGGGAAGTAATAATTAACTCCCTTAACATCCatgatattattattatgattatgattatgacccacaaacccatttccTAAATTGGGTAATCCATTCA contains:
- the LOC110796213 gene encoding scarecrow-like protein 9; protein product: MDHGFPVYSNYDYDYMNGLPNLGNGFVGHNHNHNNNIMDVKGVNYYFPDPSSRELSSVCNVVTHEDSLNEDYDFSDSVLRFINQILVEEDVEGKGCMLQESLQHQAVQDAEKSLYEVIEKSYLPERVSHPNPTYICSNFNIPESYFADNSYRCYNNGTVDSNSQSVDPSWGGEKGQYYGSNVDNAFPLYQQPVSSCSSTSANNALDGGLVDSQVSSFGVYDLCAESQSISQFNKGVEEANKFLPSQSGLFVSADMNRLPKNSEKCNEALVNPGLKRDKDVIRDKFQGRKHGFGDAEEERFSKQAATYDDSKVRSDMFDKVLLHHGGDKNELVVSLRANLQTAATKKTEQNDQSKSGPKSRKKKGGRKEVVDLRTLLTTCAQSVAADDRRTANDYLKQIRQHSSPLGDGNQRLAHYMADGLEARLAGTGSQIYKGLISKKTTAADVLKAYLLYLAACPFRKLSNFFSNKSIAKRTRKASKIHIIDFGILYGFQWPTFIQRQSMREGGPPKIRITGIDFPQPGFRPAERVEETGRRLENYAQEFKVPFEYHAIAKRWDTIQLEDFDIDEDEVLVVNCIYRLKNLPDETVSVESSRNIVLKLIRKLKPDIFIHGVVNGSYNAPYFVTRFREALFHYSAQFDMLETIVPREYIERMLIERDLLAREALNVVACEGWERVERPETYKQWKIRSIRAGFTQLPLDSEIKERALLQVHSAYHKDFMIDEDSRWLLLGWKGRVLFALSTWQPT